A single Kribbella aluminosa DNA region contains:
- a CDS encoding glycoside hydrolase family 127 protein, producing the protein MPLRPLPLGSLEISGGFWLERQRTNRDATIPAAAQRLEDVGTLENFRRTSGSFEGKLFADTDVYKWLEAVAWEQLREPSTDLASWQAEASALVASAQEADGYLNSHTRLALGGRRYGDLEKGHELYCAGHLFQAAVAQARATGDRTLLDVACRFADHLCKTFGPGRLEGVDGHPLIEMALVELYRETGTAAYLELASYFVEARGHGTLTVPGHHGPAYFQDHLPVREVRTIAGHAVRALYLAAGATDVAVETGDGELLDALRATWDTMVESQTYLTGGVGSRWYGEAFGDPFELPPDTAYCETCAAIASVQWSWRLLLATGESKYADLIERALYNAVISGVALTGDKFFYVNTLKVRDRAFADDQRSAAGGRQPWFGTACCPPNVMRTLSSLDQLVATCDDDGVQIQLYAPASVRVGGIGFDVETEYPWHGTVRVRITSTPDSPWTLGLRIPSWADTHRLTINGHDGPLRRVWSVGDEVVLELPVAARRTTPDERIDSVRGCVAIERGPLVYCFEQQDASVVLDSTAVVGGPLVEREQPELLGGVTTVEVPARDGALTAIPYYAWANREVGPMTVWIQEDA; encoded by the coding sequence ATGCCCTTGCGCCCACTCCCCCTCGGCAGCCTCGAGATCAGCGGCGGGTTCTGGCTGGAGCGCCAGCGCACCAATCGCGACGCCACCATTCCGGCCGCCGCTCAGCGGCTCGAAGACGTCGGCACACTGGAGAACTTCCGCCGTACCAGCGGGTCCTTCGAGGGCAAGCTGTTCGCCGACACCGACGTCTACAAATGGCTCGAAGCGGTCGCCTGGGAGCAGTTGCGCGAGCCGTCCACCGACCTTGCCTCTTGGCAGGCCGAGGCGAGCGCTCTGGTCGCTTCCGCGCAGGAGGCTGACGGTTACCTGAACAGCCACACGCGTCTGGCGCTGGGCGGGCGGCGGTACGGCGACCTGGAGAAGGGCCACGAGCTGTACTGCGCCGGGCACTTGTTTCAGGCGGCTGTCGCGCAAGCGCGGGCTACCGGGGACCGGACCTTGCTCGACGTTGCCTGCCGGTTCGCGGATCACCTGTGCAAGACCTTCGGCCCGGGGCGGTTGGAAGGTGTCGACGGGCATCCGTTGATCGAGATGGCGCTGGTCGAGCTGTACCGCGAGACCGGGACCGCGGCGTACCTTGAGCTCGCTTCGTACTTCGTCGAGGCGCGTGGGCACGGGACGCTCACGGTGCCGGGGCACCACGGGCCGGCGTACTTCCAGGATCACCTGCCGGTGCGCGAGGTGCGGACGATCGCGGGGCACGCGGTGCGGGCGCTGTACCTGGCGGCCGGTGCCACCGATGTCGCGGTGGAAACCGGGGACGGTGAGCTGCTCGACGCGTTGCGGGCGACGTGGGACACGATGGTCGAGAGCCAGACCTACTTGACGGGTGGTGTGGGTTCGCGGTGGTACGGCGAGGCGTTCGGCGACCCGTTCGAGCTGCCGCCGGACACGGCGTACTGCGAGACGTGTGCCGCGATCGCCAGCGTGCAGTGGAGCTGGCGGCTGCTGCTCGCGACCGGTGAGAGCAAGTACGCCGACCTGATCGAGCGGGCGCTCTACAACGCGGTGATCTCGGGGGTCGCGCTGACCGGCGACAAGTTCTTCTACGTGAACACGTTGAAGGTGCGCGACCGTGCTTTCGCCGACGACCAGCGGTCGGCGGCGGGTGGACGGCAGCCGTGGTTCGGGACCGCGTGCTGCCCGCCGAACGTGATGCGCACACTGTCGTCGCTCGACCAGCTGGTCGCTACGTGCGACGACGACGGCGTTCAGATTCAGCTGTATGCACCGGCGTCGGTCCGCGTGGGCGGGATCGGCTTCGATGTGGAAACGGAGTACCCCTGGCATGGGACCGTGCGAGTGCGGATCACGTCCACGCCGGACTCGCCCTGGACGCTCGGGTTGCGGATCCCCTCGTGGGCGGACACTCATCGGCTGACGATCAACGGGCACGACGGACCGCTGCGGCGGGTGTGGTCGGTCGGCGACGAGGTTGTGCTCGAGCTGCCGGTGGCTGCTCGGCGTACGACGCCCGACGAGCGGATCGACTCGGTGCGCGGGTGTGTCGCGATCGAGCGTGGGCCGTTGGTGTACTGCTTCGAGCAGCAGGACGCGTCGGTTGTGCTTGATTCGACTGCTGTGGTCGGGGGTCCGTTGGTCGAACGGGAGCAGCCCGAGCTGCTCGGGGGTGTGACG
- a CDS encoding Ig-like domain-containing protein: MTDTPSSVPPGWSRRGFVGTTAAAIGVASLGITPTASAKTAAVNDQLPAFPGAEGAGKWSKGGRGGSVYEVTTLADSGPGSLRDAVSGSDRTIVFRVSGTIQLVTGLLIAGNNLTIAGQTAPGGGICVAGHSTNIKGSAHDIVIRYLRFRLGDENEIADDSFNTNVPGSVSPEIRNLIIDHCSFSWAVDECLSPYGNFDVTVQWCVVSEGLALSAHPKNRHGYGGIWGGERNTYHHNLIAHQGGRNPRFGYTEGINLEVDHYNNVIYDYGYTSLYGGEWANGINIMNNFYKPGPTTQDEVAPVVLSANRGGQWYVAGNQVEGHPEVTAHNRKGIRYPIGGIVELTRPQPIPGRGDLQAPNKAYDAVLGGAGAILPKRDAADARVIAEVRNGTGRLINSQKDVGGYPALDGGEAPVDSDHDGIPDWWEKANGLDPNDPSDAQKVAPNGYTYLENYLNSLIPDPVGNPTVAITTPTQNQTITGRTTPTITIKADAAAAKGGQIAKVEFFVADQLIGTATSAPYQVQWKNVADGSYWLTARATDKFGTATQSTAVQAHVSRQTGTGAWTSTAVGKPPVPGSGNLENGVLTIKGSGRIYARSSNFHYVYRKLQVGGAGAVSQITARLDTISKVANGLTAGLMIRDSLDPAAPFMYAGIGYGVAGGYGTVNDNASAAPTATDDGGMKAQAIRLQTDGTVPSVGPWPWDGTYLDHTKVYWLRLLRRERPQARDVEFEAFISTDQVKWDRFGYEKLVMPSRTFYIGFAVDGGQIDNGLVDYGTAQFSNITLEQQ, encoded by the coding sequence ATGACCGATACACCCTCCTCCGTCCCACCCGGCTGGTCCCGGCGCGGATTCGTCGGCACCACCGCGGCCGCGATCGGTGTCGCGTCGCTGGGGATCACCCCGACCGCGAGCGCGAAGACCGCGGCCGTGAACGACCAACTGCCTGCCTTCCCCGGCGCCGAGGGCGCCGGCAAGTGGTCCAAGGGCGGCCGCGGCGGCTCCGTGTACGAGGTGACCACGCTGGCCGATTCCGGACCCGGATCGCTGCGGGACGCGGTCTCCGGCTCCGACCGGACGATCGTCTTCCGGGTCTCCGGCACGATCCAGTTGGTGACCGGGCTGCTGATCGCCGGTAACAACCTGACGATCGCCGGACAGACCGCGCCTGGTGGCGGGATCTGCGTGGCGGGCCACAGCACCAACATCAAGGGCAGCGCGCACGACATCGTGATCCGCTACCTGCGCTTCCGGCTCGGCGACGAGAACGAGATCGCGGACGACTCGTTCAACACCAACGTGCCCGGCTCGGTGAGCCCGGAGATCCGCAACCTGATCATCGACCACTGCTCGTTCAGCTGGGCGGTCGACGAGTGTCTCTCGCCGTACGGCAACTTCGACGTCACCGTCCAGTGGTGCGTCGTGTCCGAGGGCCTGGCGCTGTCCGCGCACCCGAAGAACCGGCACGGGTACGGCGGGATCTGGGGCGGCGAGCGGAACACGTACCACCACAACCTGATCGCCCACCAGGGCGGCCGGAACCCGCGGTTCGGCTACACCGAGGGCATCAACCTCGAGGTCGACCACTACAACAACGTGATCTACGACTACGGGTACACCTCGCTGTACGGCGGCGAGTGGGCCAACGGCATCAACATCATGAACAACTTCTACAAGCCGGGCCCGACCACCCAGGACGAGGTCGCGCCGGTGGTGCTGAGCGCGAACCGCGGTGGCCAGTGGTACGTCGCCGGCAACCAGGTCGAGGGTCATCCCGAGGTCACCGCGCACAACCGCAAGGGCATCCGGTACCCGATCGGCGGCATCGTCGAGCTGACCCGGCCGCAGCCGATCCCGGGCCGCGGCGATCTCCAGGCACCGAACAAGGCGTACGACGCAGTGCTCGGAGGAGCCGGCGCGATCCTGCCGAAGCGCGACGCGGCCGACGCCCGCGTGATCGCGGAGGTCCGCAACGGCACCGGCCGGCTGATCAACTCGCAGAAGGACGTCGGCGGCTACCCGGCGCTGGACGGCGGCGAGGCGCCGGTCGACTCCGACCACGACGGCATCCCGGACTGGTGGGAGAAGGCCAACGGCCTGGACCCCAACGATCCGTCCGACGCGCAGAAGGTCGCGCCGAACGGCTACACGTACCTGGAGAACTACCTCAACTCGCTGATCCCGGATCCAGTAGGCAACCCGACCGTAGCGATCACCACTCCCACGCAGAACCAGACCATCACGGGCCGGACGACACCGACCATCACGATCAAGGCGGACGCCGCAGCCGCCAAGGGTGGCCAGATCGCCAAGGTCGAGTTCTTCGTCGCCGATCAACTGATCGGCACGGCGACCAGCGCGCCGTACCAGGTCCAGTGGAAGAACGTTGCCGACGGCTCCTACTGGCTGACCGCCCGGGCCACCGACAAGTTCGGTACGGCGACCCAGTCGACCGCCGTCCAGGCGCACGTCAGCCGGCAGACCGGTACCGGGGCATGGACCTCGACCGCGGTGGGCAAGCCGCCGGTGCCGGGCTCCGGCAACCTGGAGAACGGCGTACTGACCATCAAGGGTTCGGGCCGGATCTACGCGCGGAGCAGCAACTTCCACTACGTGTACCGCAAGCTCCAGGTCGGCGGCGCCGGGGCGGTCTCGCAGATCACCGCGCGGCTGGACACGATCAGCAAGGTCGCGAACGGACTGACCGCGGGCCTGATGATCCGCGACAGCCTCGACCCGGCCGCGCCGTTCATGTACGCCGGGATCGGGTACGGCGTCGCCGGCGGGTACGGCACCGTGAACGACAACGCGAGCGCCGCGCCGACCGCCACCGACGACGGCGGCATGAAGGCGCAGGCGATCCGGCTCCAGACCGACGGAACCGTGCCGAGCGTCGGCCCGTGGCCGTGGGACGGGACGTACCTGGACCACACGAAGGTCTACTGGCTGCGGTTGCTCCGGCGCGAGCGCCCGCAGGCCCGCGACGTCGAGTTCGAAGCCTTCATTTCAACGGATCAGGTCAAGTGGGACCGCTTCGGCTACGAGAAGCTCGTGATGCCGAGCCGGACCTTCTACATCGGCTTCGCCGTCGACGGCGGCCAGATCGACAACGGCCTCGTCGACTACGGGACCGCGCAGTTCAGCAACATCACGCTCGAGCAGCAGTGA
- a CDS encoding ABC transporter substrate-binding protein — MSESMINRRRLLQGGLGLLAVATVPGCGFFDTKPAGSGAQAATAGEKESPMLKALVDKGSLPALADRLPKNPPVIKPLEGKAQYGGTWRSAMLTQADTQWLWYAMRYEPLLRWKPDKVGKPGYDEIEANTCEFTVDAESKVYTFTLREGLKWSDGKPCTADDLMFTILEVQCDEGLHPDGLYDAFTSPDTGKLVKVEKVDDRTIKMTYSSPQPSLLVQIADGIFEREGAYGMLLPKHYFQQFHLKYNKNANALAKKAGVGSWTDLFTQKQNPWTNPDQPTLAPWKVETPLGKSSAVTLTRNPYYWKVDDRGRQLPYIDNCRVEVVQDAQVELLKVMNGEFGLQYRNFGTPQNKPVVAQNREKGGYKIFEVPTQLTNTMVIGLNLTHKDPVKRALFANKEFRAGLSHAINRKEVIDAVYAGQGEPWQGAPPKDSPYYNEQLATQYLEFDAAKANQHLDAAGLTKKSADGKRLGADGKPVSVAVLVSESFPDHVEGIEFVKKRWAAVGIELRTQAVSEDLYKQRVKGNDHDAGTWTCGTFVLPTGSGGDHYWVPTNDGSARYAIGWAQWYQSKGEKGSKPPAEVQKQLELFTQARQEPDPAKTLELGKQILQIAADQFYYLGISSVPNTYGVVKNDFHNVPSTMNESVAPGIVHPEQFSMGQ; from the coding sequence ATGTCTGAAAGCATGATCAATAGGCGACGGCTGCTGCAGGGCGGTCTGGGCCTCCTGGCGGTCGCGACCGTACCCGGGTGCGGCTTCTTCGACACCAAGCCGGCCGGTTCCGGCGCACAGGCCGCGACGGCCGGCGAGAAGGAGTCGCCGATGCTGAAAGCCCTGGTGGACAAGGGCTCGCTGCCCGCCCTCGCGGACCGGCTCCCGAAGAACCCTCCGGTGATCAAGCCGCTCGAGGGCAAGGCGCAGTACGGCGGGACCTGGCGGTCGGCGATGCTGACCCAGGCGGACACCCAGTGGCTGTGGTACGCGATGCGCTACGAGCCGCTGCTGCGCTGGAAGCCGGACAAGGTCGGCAAGCCCGGGTACGACGAGATCGAGGCGAACACCTGCGAGTTCACGGTCGATGCCGAGAGCAAGGTGTACACGTTCACGCTGCGCGAAGGCCTGAAGTGGTCGGACGGCAAGCCGTGTACGGCCGACGACCTGATGTTCACGATCCTCGAGGTGCAGTGTGACGAGGGTCTGCACCCGGACGGCCTGTACGACGCGTTCACCTCGCCGGACACCGGCAAGCTGGTGAAGGTCGAGAAGGTCGACGACCGCACGATCAAGATGACCTACAGCTCGCCGCAGCCGTCGTTGCTCGTGCAGATCGCCGACGGGATCTTCGAACGCGAGGGTGCGTACGGGATGCTGCTGCCGAAGCACTACTTCCAGCAGTTCCACCTGAAGTACAACAAGAACGCGAACGCGCTGGCGAAGAAGGCCGGCGTCGGCAGCTGGACCGACCTGTTCACCCAGAAGCAGAACCCGTGGACGAACCCGGACCAGCCGACGCTGGCGCCCTGGAAGGTCGAGACCCCCTTGGGCAAGAGCTCCGCGGTCACGCTGACCCGGAACCCGTACTACTGGAAGGTCGACGACCGGGGCCGGCAGCTGCCGTACATCGACAACTGCCGCGTCGAGGTGGTCCAGGACGCGCAGGTCGAGCTGCTGAAGGTGATGAACGGCGAGTTCGGCCTGCAGTACCGGAACTTCGGTACGCCGCAGAACAAGCCGGTCGTCGCGCAGAACCGGGAAAAGGGCGGCTACAAGATCTTCGAGGTGCCGACCCAGCTGACCAACACGATGGTCATCGGCCTGAACCTGACGCACAAGGACCCGGTGAAGCGGGCGCTGTTCGCGAACAAGGAGTTCCGGGCAGGGCTGTCGCACGCGATCAACCGCAAGGAGGTCATCGACGCGGTGTACGCCGGCCAGGGGGAGCCCTGGCAGGGCGCGCCGCCCAAGGACTCGCCGTACTACAACGAGCAGCTGGCCACGCAGTACCTGGAGTTCGACGCCGCGAAGGCGAACCAGCACCTGGACGCCGCGGGCCTGACGAAGAAGTCGGCGGACGGCAAGCGGCTCGGTGCGGACGGCAAGCCGGTCTCGGTCGCCGTACTGGTCAGCGAGTCGTTCCCGGACCACGTCGAGGGCATCGAGTTCGTCAAGAAGCGCTGGGCCGCGGTCGGCATCGAGCTGCGTACCCAGGCGGTCAGCGAGGACCTGTACAAGCAACGGGTCAAGGGCAACGACCACGACGCCGGCACCTGGACCTGCGGCACCTTCGTCCTGCCCACCGGTTCTGGTGGCGACCACTACTGGGTGCCGACCAACGACGGCAGCGCGCGGTACGCGATCGGCTGGGCGCAGTGGTACCAGTCGAAAGGCGAGAAGGGCAGCAAGCCGCCGGCCGAGGTGCAGAAGCAGCTGGAGCTGTTCACCCAGGCACGGCAGGAGCCGGACCCGGCCAAGACGCTGGAGCTCGGCAAGCAGATCCTGCAGATCGCGGCCGACCAGTTCTACTACCTCGGCATCAGCTCGGTCCCGAACACCTACGGCGTGGTGAAGAACGACTTCCACAACGTGCCGTCGACGATGAACGAGTCGGTTGCCCCGGGCATCGTCCACCCCGAGCAGTTCTCGATGGGGCAGTAG
- a CDS encoding ABC transporter permease produces MLRFVARRVVWMFVTLAAISFVTFVVIKLPPGDYTTTVIANAEARGQDIPDSQIAELKRHYGLDKPFMAQYLTWIGGVVLHGDLGQSFAWNQSVSSLIGSRVLLSMVLSIASLLFVWAIAFPIGIYSALRQYSAGDYVASFLGFIGMAVPEFMLALVMMYVGFRYFGQSVGGLFSPQYADAAWNLGKLLDLLSHLWVPIVVVGVAGTAGLIRITRANLLDELHKPYVATARAKGLPEWKLLLRYPVRMSLSPFFSTVGWLLPGLISGETIVSVVMSLPTSGPLLLGAVKSQDMYLVGSFVLILSTLTVIGTMLSDLALAWWDPRIRTRFSKR; encoded by the coding sequence ATGCTGCGCTTCGTGGCCCGGCGGGTGGTCTGGATGTTCGTCACGCTGGCGGCGATCTCGTTCGTCACCTTCGTGGTGATCAAGCTTCCGCCGGGTGACTACACCACCACGGTGATCGCGAACGCGGAGGCCCGCGGCCAGGACATCCCGGACTCGCAGATCGCCGAGCTGAAACGGCACTACGGCCTCGACAAGCCGTTCATGGCACAGTACCTGACCTGGATCGGTGGCGTCGTACTGCACGGCGACCTCGGCCAGTCGTTCGCCTGGAACCAGTCGGTGTCGAGCCTGATCGGCAGCCGGGTACTGCTGTCCATGGTGCTGTCGATCGCCAGCCTGCTGTTCGTCTGGGCGATCGCGTTCCCGATCGGCATCTACTCCGCCCTGCGGCAGTACTCGGCCGGTGACTACGTCGCGTCGTTCCTCGGCTTCATCGGGATGGCCGTCCCGGAGTTCATGCTCGCGCTGGTCATGATGTACGTCGGGTTCCGGTACTTCGGGCAGAGCGTCGGTGGGCTGTTCTCACCGCAGTACGCCGATGCCGCCTGGAACCTGGGCAAGCTGCTCGACCTGCTCTCGCACCTGTGGGTCCCGATCGTGGTGGTCGGCGTGGCCGGCACCGCGGGCCTGATCCGGATCACCCGGGCGAATCTGCTCGACGAGCTGCACAAGCCGTACGTCGCGACTGCGCGGGCGAAGGGCCTGCCGGAGTGGAAGCTGCTGCTCAGGTACCCGGTCCGGATGTCGCTCAGCCCGTTCTTCAGCACGGTCGGCTGGCTGCTGCCCGGGCTGATCAGCGGCGAGACGATCGTCTCGGTCGTGATGAGCCTGCCGACCAGCGGCCCGCTGCTGCTCGGCGCGGTGAAGAGTCAGGACATGTACCTGGTCGGCAGCTTCGTGCTGATCCTCAGCACGCTGACGGTGATCGGCACGATGCTCAGCGACCTCGCACTGGCTTGGTGGGATCCGCGGATCCGCACCCGGTTCTCGAAGCGATAG
- a CDS encoding ABC transporter permease, producing the protein MAQQTEALPVTQEVVKSLRDHGALPQWRLMWRQFRRHRLALIGLIVLIPIYFVAVFAGFFAPANADTAHTALPYAPPQLVHVSAEHGMFVYGYSSTRDKATFEQTFTVDRSKIVEVGLFVHGDVYSLLGPIKSDIHLIGPTNAGQPFFLVGADQSGRDLLSRLIHGARVSLSIGLVGVFASFLLGMLIGGISGYLGGTVDNLIQRVIEFIMSIPTLPLWMALSAALPGGWGPLTRYFAITVILSLIGWTGLARDVRGRFLSLREEDFVMAARLDGVGRTGIIFGHMVPSFASHIIASVSMAVPRMILGETSLSFLGLGLQPPAVSWGVLLEGAQNVRAVATAPWLLTPGLAVVVVVLAMNFVGDGLRDAADPYK; encoded by the coding sequence ATGGCCCAGCAGACCGAGGCCCTTCCGGTGACGCAAGAGGTGGTGAAGAGCCTCAGAGACCACGGCGCGCTGCCGCAGTGGCGGCTGATGTGGCGGCAGTTCCGGCGCCACCGGCTGGCGCTGATCGGCCTGATCGTGCTGATCCCGATCTACTTCGTCGCGGTCTTCGCGGGCTTCTTCGCACCCGCGAACGCCGACACCGCGCACACCGCGCTGCCGTACGCCCCGCCGCAGCTGGTGCACGTCTCCGCCGAGCACGGGATGTTCGTCTACGGATACTCGTCGACGCGGGACAAGGCGACGTTCGAGCAGACCTTCACCGTCGACCGGTCGAAGATCGTCGAGGTCGGGTTGTTCGTCCACGGCGACGTGTACTCGCTGCTCGGACCGATCAAGTCCGACATCCACCTGATCGGCCCGACGAACGCCGGCCAGCCGTTCTTCCTCGTCGGTGCCGACCAGTCCGGGCGGGACCTGTTGTCCCGGCTGATCCACGGCGCCCGGGTGTCGCTGTCGATCGGCCTGGTCGGGGTGTTCGCGAGCTTCCTGCTCGGCATGCTGATCGGCGGCATCTCCGGTTACCTCGGCGGTACCGTCGACAACCTGATCCAGCGGGTCATCGAGTTCATCATGTCGATCCCGACGCTGCCGCTGTGGATGGCGCTGTCGGCCGCGCTCCCCGGCGGCTGGGGACCGCTGACCAGGTACTTCGCGATCACCGTGATCCTGTCGCTGATCGGCTGGACCGGCCTGGCGCGCGACGTCCGTGGGCGGTTCCTGAGCCTGCGCGAGGAGGACTTCGTGATGGCCGCCCGGCTGGACGGGGTCGGCCGGACCGGGATCATCTTCGGTCACATGGTTCCGTCGTTCGCCAGCCACATCATCGCGTCGGTGTCGATGGCGGTACCGCGGATGATCCTCGGGGAGACCAGCCTGTCGTTCCTCGGCCTCGGCCTGCAGCCGCCCGCGGTCAGCTGGGGCGTCCTGCTCGAGGGCGCGCAGAACGTCCGTGCGGTCGCCACCGCCCCATGGCTGCTCACCCCGGGCCTCGCGGTCGTGGTCGTCGTACTCGCGATGAACTTCGTCGGCGACGGCCTCCGCGACGCCGCCGATCCCTACAAATAG
- a CDS encoding ABC transporter ATP-binding protein gives MQRLLEVRGLRTHFELGDGVVKAVDGVSLTVQRGRTLAVVGESGCGKSVTARSILRLVEKPARIVGGEILLYDDASDAEPLDLLAAKDKRLRQVRWADIAMVFQEPMASLSLVHTIGDQIIEAVRLHEHVGKQAARERAIEMLDRVGIPDPKRRVDSYPFELSGGMRQRAMIAMALSCRPRLLIADEPTTALDVTTQAQILDLLQDLQEELGMAIMLITHDLGVAAQVADEVAVMYLGEVVEQGPASAVLSRPKHPYTQALVRSVPRLGQSRQDRLVAVRGTVPPPYERPSGCRFHPRCDAFMAGKCDTTVPDRVRSDEIDVACLLYGEEKS, from the coding sequence ATGCAACGGTTGCTGGAAGTTCGTGGGCTTCGGACGCATTTCGAGCTCGGCGACGGGGTCGTGAAGGCCGTCGACGGTGTCAGCCTGACAGTGCAGCGCGGCCGGACGCTGGCCGTGGTCGGGGAGTCCGGGTGCGGCAAGAGTGTCACCGCGCGGTCGATCCTGCGGCTGGTCGAGAAGCCGGCCAGGATCGTCGGCGGCGAGATCCTGCTGTACGACGACGCCTCCGACGCCGAGCCGCTCGACCTGCTGGCGGCGAAGGACAAGCGGCTCCGGCAGGTTCGCTGGGCCGACATCGCGATGGTGTTCCAGGAGCCGATGGCGTCGCTGAGCCTGGTGCACACGATCGGCGACCAGATCATCGAAGCGGTCCGGCTGCACGAGCACGTCGGCAAGCAGGCGGCCCGGGAGCGGGCGATCGAGATGCTCGACCGGGTCGGGATCCCGGACCCGAAGCGACGGGTGGACTCGTACCCGTTCGAGCTCAGCGGCGGCATGCGGCAACGGGCGATGATCGCGATGGCGCTGTCCTGCCGGCCGCGGCTGCTGATCGCCGACGAACCGACCACAGCGCTGGACGTCACCACGCAGGCCCAGATCCTGGACCTGCTGCAGGACCTCCAGGAGGAGCTCGGCATGGCGATCATGCTGATCACCCACGACCTCGGTGTCGCGGCGCAGGTCGCCGACGAGGTCGCGGTGATGTACCTCGGCGAGGTCGTCGAGCAGGGGCCGGCGTCCGCCGTACTGAGCAGGCCCAAACACCCTTATACGCAAGCACTTGTGCGTTCGGTGCCGAGGCTGGGGCAGAGCAGGCAGGACCGGTTGGTCGCCGTCCGGGGGACCGTGCCGCCGCCGTACGAACGCCCGTCGGGCTGCCGGTTCCATCCGCGGTGCGACGCGTTCATGGCCGGCAAGTGCGACACGACCGTGCCGGACCGGGTGCGCAGCGACGAGATCGACGTGGCGTGTCTGTTGTACGGCGAGGAGAAGTCATGA
- a CDS encoding ABC transporter ATP-binding protein, translating into MSLLETRGLTMHFPLSGGFLGRNRGYVKAVDGVDLSIEAGRTLGLVGESGCGKTTLGRCIVRAYEPTSGSIMFDGVDLASLSEKQLKPYRAQVRLIFQDPHSSLDPRKTLRDIIAEPLKVQDAGSRDEIDDKVAALLRRVGLRAEYAHRYPHAFSGGERQRVVIARALATEPRLVVADEAVSALDVSVRAQILNLLRDLQEESGLTYLFVSHDLGIVEHVADDVAVMYVGKLVESASTEELYTKPLHPYTEALLSAVPDPDPTSRGQRERIKLRGEIADPSKVPTGCPFHPRCGYAEDRCATDVPQLREIRGRKVACHLAEQLDLKGVLTATTAP; encoded by the coding sequence ATGAGCCTGTTGGAGACGCGCGGCCTGACCATGCACTTCCCGCTGAGCGGCGGGTTTCTCGGCCGGAACCGTGGGTATGTGAAGGCGGTCGACGGGGTCGACCTGTCGATCGAGGCCGGGCGGACGCTCGGGCTGGTCGGCGAGTCGGGCTGCGGCAAGACCACGCTCGGCCGCTGCATCGTGCGGGCGTACGAGCCGACGTCCGGCAGCATCATGTTCGACGGCGTCGACCTGGCGTCGCTGAGCGAGAAGCAGCTGAAGCCGTACCGTGCGCAGGTCCGGCTGATCTTCCAGGACCCGCACTCCTCGCTCGACCCGCGCAAGACGCTGCGCGACATCATCGCCGAGCCGTTGAAGGTCCAGGACGCCGGATCCCGCGACGAGATCGACGACAAGGTCGCCGCGCTGCTGCGCCGCGTCGGGCTGCGGGCGGAGTACGCGCACCGCTACCCGCACGCGTTCAGCGGGGGTGAGCGGCAGCGCGTGGTGATCGCCCGGGCGCTCGCGACCGAGCCGCGGCTGGTGGTCGCGGACGAGGCGGTCAGCGCGCTCGACGTGTCGGTCCGGGCCCAGATCCTCAACCTGCTCAGGGATCTGCAGGAGGAGTCCGGGCTCACCTACCTGTTCGTCTCCCACGACCTCGGCATCGTCGAGCACGTCGCCGACGACGTCGCGGTGATGTACGTCGGCAAGCTCGTCGAGAGCGCGTCGACCGAAGAGCTCTACACCAAGCCCCTGCACCCATACACCGAGGCGCTGCTCAGCGCCGTACCGGATCCCGATCCCACGTCGCGCGGACAGCGTGAGCGGATCAAGCTGCGCGGCGAGATCGCGGATCCCTCGAAGGTGCCGACCGGCTGCCCGTTCCATCCGCGCTGCGGGTACGCCGAGGACCGGTGCGCGACCGATGTGCCGCAGCTACGCGAGATCCGTGGCCGCAAGGTCGCCTGCCACCTCGCCGAACAGCTCGACCTGAAGGGTGTCCTCACGGCCACCACCGCCCCGTAA